A single window of Bacteroidales bacterium DNA harbors:
- a CDS encoding TIGR00159 family protein has product MSELFTTAFIQIKLTDFIDIFLVALLIYVLYNLVKGTAAINIFLGIISIFILWRVVLLLEMEMVSQILGAFISVGFIALIIVFQPEIRQFLLLIGTPRFLDKMRKRFGIFKFSNGSLNELNVDHIVSACRKMALSKTGALIVIARVNELRQYAETGLSLDAKISEDLLISIFFKNSPLHDGAVIILNNKIHKARAIIPVSGNRQLSGDLGLRHRAAVGITEKTDALALVVSEETGQIAYAQRGELTLNVKPSQLKNFLDSEFNQDLTKPEGKEKAN; this is encoded by the coding sequence ATGTCAGAACTATTCACCACTGCGTTCATTCAGATCAAACTCACTGATTTCATTGATATCTTTTTGGTTGCATTGCTTATTTATGTGCTTTATAATCTTGTGAAGGGTACGGCAGCCATCAACATTTTCCTGGGTATTATCTCGATCTTTATTTTATGGCGTGTCGTACTGTTGCTTGAAATGGAAATGGTTAGCCAAATCCTCGGTGCTTTTATCTCGGTGGGTTTTATCGCATTAATCATTGTTTTTCAGCCGGAGATCAGGCAATTCCTCCTTTTGATTGGCACTCCAAGGTTTCTGGATAAAATGCGCAAGCGTTTTGGTATTTTCAAGTTTTCCAATGGAAGTCTTAATGAATTGAATGTTGATCACATTGTTTCAGCTTGTCGCAAGATGGCACTGAGTAAAACAGGAGCACTTATTGTTATTGCAAGGGTGAACGAATTAAGGCAATATGCCGAGACTGGTCTTTCTTTAGATGCAAAGATCAGTGAAGACCTTCTTATTAGTATTTTTTTTAAAAATAGCCCTTTACACGATGGCGCAGTAATTATTTTGAACAATAAAATCCATAAAGCACGTGCCATCATACCGGTATCAGGCAATCGACAATTATCGGGTGACTTGGGGTTAAGGCACAGAGCCGCTGTAGGTATTACCGAAAAAACTGATGCCCTTGCGTTGGTTGTTTCGGAGGAAACCGGGCAGATTGCCTATGCCCAGCGCGGAGAACTGACGCTGAATGTTAAGCCATCGCAACTAAAAAACTTTCTGGACAGTGAGTTTAATCAGGATTTAACAAAACCTGAGGGGAAAGAAAAAGCGAATTAA
- a CDS encoding LON peptidase substrate-binding domain-containing protein, which translates to MTEILNNFPLFPISIIVLPGEIQPLHIFEPRYKQLIRDMEETKGTFGIPFIVDGKLCQYGSGVVLHKILAVSPTGEMDILVKGVNIFSIESMEEQLAGKLYGGGTVKILNEINKPPSNDLRKKFEGYQNQLSRINKMDATPSTLPLNPLILDIAGQMPLELEEKYKFIRLDCHEKREHFLMIKLNFLLMINKKLEEVGYRFYLN; encoded by the coding sequence ATGACTGAAATACTTAACAATTTCCCTCTTTTTCCAATAAGCATAATTGTACTTCCAGGTGAAATACAACCGCTCCATATCTTTGAGCCGCGTTACAAACAATTGATCCGCGATATGGAGGAAACCAAAGGTACTTTTGGAATACCTTTTATTGTTGATGGAAAACTTTGTCAATATGGTTCCGGAGTAGTTTTACACAAAATTCTGGCTGTAAGCCCTACCGGCGAAATGGATATTCTTGTAAAAGGAGTCAACATTTTCAGTATCGAAAGTATGGAGGAGCAACTTGCAGGCAAGCTCTATGGCGGTGGTACAGTTAAAATCCTCAATGAGATAAATAAACCTCCATCAAATGATTTACGTAAAAAATTTGAAGGCTATCAAAACCAGCTTTCCCGGATCAATAAAATGGATGCAACCCCATCAACACTGCCCTTGAACCCTCTAATCCTTGATATCGCCGGCCAGATGCCTTTAGAACTCGAAGAGAAATACAAATTTATCAGGTTAGATTGCCATGAGAAAAGAGAACATTTTCTCATGATTAAACTAAATTTTCTATTGATGATCAATAAAAAACTGGAAGAAGTCGGATACCGGTTTTATTTGAATTGA
- the def gene encoding peptide deformylase, with product MILPIVAYGHPTLKKVAEDIDADYPGLDELIANMFETMYASNGIGLAAPQVNQSIRLFIIDASPLADDHPELATFRKIFLNPYIIEDSGEIVTAEEGCLSIPNIRENVDRHDVVVLEYYDENWNFFEERFDGIKARIIQHEYDHLEGVLFIEKISTLRRTLLTRKLKDITNGNISVDYRMLFPAKKKLKVT from the coding sequence ATGATATTACCTATTGTGGCTTACGGGCATCCGACACTTAAAAAAGTTGCCGAAGACATTGATGCCGATTATCCGGGGCTTGATGAACTGATTGCCAATATGTTCGAAACCATGTATGCTTCCAATGGCATTGGACTTGCCGCCCCACAGGTTAATCAATCCATCCGCCTCTTCATTATTGATGCATCCCCATTAGCCGATGATCACCCTGAATTGGCAACTTTCAGAAAAATCTTCCTCAATCCCTATATTATTGAGGATTCAGGTGAAATAGTGACTGCTGAAGAGGGCTGTCTGAGCATTCCTAACATCAGGGAAAATGTTGATCGACATGATGTGGTTGTCCTTGAGTATTATGATGAAAACTGGAATTTTTTTGAAGAACGATTTGACGGGATAAAAGCAAGAATCATCCAGCACGAATACGACCATTTGGAAGGGGTTCTTTTCATTGAAAAGATCAGTACATTGCGCAGAACATTGTTAACTCGCAAATTGAAAGATATTACGAATGGTAACATCAGTGTGGACTATCGTATGTTGTTTCCAGCAAAGAAAAAACTGAAAGTCACGTAA
- a CDS encoding 2,3,4,5-tetrahydropyridine-2,6-dicarboxylate N-succinyltransferase produces MEELRALIEIAWDYREKLADKRTQTAIETVIGMLDSGQLRCAEKVDDSWKVNEWVKKAVILYFPIRTMETSESGIFEFHDKIPLKNNYKTLGVRMVPPAVARYGAFLAKGVVMMPSYVNIGAYVDTGTMIDTWATVGSCAQIGRNVHLSGGVGIGGVLEPVQAAPVIIEDHCFIGSRCIVVEGVRVEEAAVLGANVVITQSTKIIDVTGEVPIESKGIVPAGSVVIPGSYTKSFPAGDFQVPCALIIGKRKPSTDLKTSLNEALREYDVPV; encoded by the coding sequence ATGGAAGAACTGAGAGCATTAATAGAAATTGCATGGGATTATCGTGAAAAGTTAGCCGACAAACGGACACAAACCGCTATCGAAACTGTGATCGGAATGCTGGACAGCGGGCAGTTACGATGTGCTGAGAAAGTTGACGACAGCTGGAAAGTGAACGAGTGGGTTAAAAAAGCGGTGATACTCTATTTTCCGATCCGCACCATGGAAACCAGTGAATCTGGAATTTTTGAGTTTCACGACAAAATACCACTAAAAAATAATTATAAAACATTAGGAGTAAGAATGGTACCACCTGCTGTAGCGCGCTATGGCGCATTTTTGGCCAAAGGTGTGGTGATGATGCCATCCTATGTGAACATAGGCGCCTACGTTGATACCGGGACTATGATTGACACCTGGGCAACCGTCGGATCATGTGCACAAATTGGCAGGAATGTCCATCTGAGCGGTGGCGTTGGCATTGGAGGAGTACTTGAGCCGGTGCAGGCAGCGCCGGTGATCATCGAAGATCACTGTTTTATCGGCTCACGATGCATTGTGGTTGAAGGGGTCAGAGTGGAGGAAGCTGCTGTACTGGGAGCAAATGTAGTTATCACCCAGTCCACCAAAATTATTGATGTGACCGGCGAAGTTCCCATCGAATCGAAAGGGATTGTTCCTGCAGGATCGGTGGTAATTCCGGGATCATATACAAAATCTTTCCCAGCCGGTGATTTCCAGGTACCCTGCGCACTGATCATCGGTAAACGCAAGCCCTCAACCGACTTGAAAACTTCGTTGAATGAAGCATTACGTGAGTATGATGTTCCGGTTTAA
- a CDS encoding threonylcarbamoyl-AMP synthase produces MQNEVEKTVQVLKRGGTILYPTDTIWGIGCDAANQKAVDKVYKIKQRIEGKSLLILVDTPERIHDYVGNLSPVVFDLVKNYNKPLTVIYQDAKNVAKGVAAEDRTIGIRVVQDEFCREVIRQFGKAIVSTSANLSGEPPALRFQQISEKITSQVDYIVNLSQNEIRTMKPSRIIRISEKGDFEIIRD; encoded by the coding sequence ATGCAAAACGAAGTTGAAAAGACTGTACAGGTATTAAAACGCGGAGGAACCATCCTTTATCCGACCGACACGATCTGGGGAATCGGCTGTGATGCCGCCAACCAGAAGGCTGTTGATAAGGTTTACAAAATCAAGCAGAGGATTGAAGGAAAAAGCCTGCTGATATTGGTAGATACTCCAGAGCGAATCCATGATTATGTCGGGAATTTAAGTCCGGTGGTTTTCGATCTGGTTAAAAATTATAACAAGCCACTCACGGTGATTTACCAGGATGCTAAAAATGTGGCAAAGGGTGTGGCTGCTGAGGACAGAACAATTGGAATACGTGTGGTACAGGATGAATTTTGTCGCGAGGTAATCAGGCAATTCGGTAAAGCCATTGTGTCTACTTCGGCAAACCTTTCGGGAGAGCCGCCGGCGTTGAGGTTTCAGCAAATTTCCGAAAAGATCACCAGCCAGGTGGATTATATCGTTAATCTTTCCCAAAACGAAATCAGAACCATGAAACCTTCGAGGATTATCAGGATATCTGAAAAGGGAGATTTTGAAATTATAAGAGATTAA
- a CDS encoding response regulator: MQTEKFEKRHTILIVDDIPKNIELAANILQSKNYNITFATSGDAALEKIKSIDFDLILLDVMMPGMDGFEVCKQLKNNPKTKEIPIIFLTAKSETENVVKGFELGAVDYVTKPFSTEELLARVKTHIDIRRKFEEKANLEKQLLDKAKPGEESSREQLEKQLEETKKELGDVTLFYELRSQLDKLIQDKSPVARMEIRHIKEMISNLFIDKSNQEFHKSLKRDFPKLTFDDLRLCSYLKQRFLNVEIAEFLETSPEAVYTRKSRLRQKLELNPDQDINDFLSNYRF; the protein is encoded by the coding sequence ATGCAAACAGAGAAATTTGAAAAGCGACACACCATTCTTATCGTGGATGATATTCCTAAGAATATCGAACTGGCTGCCAACATTCTGCAGTCCAAAAATTACAATATTACTTTTGCCACAAGCGGCGATGCAGCACTCGAAAAAATCAAATCCATTGATTTTGACCTCATTTTGCTCGATGTGATGATGCCGGGTATGGACGGCTTTGAAGTATGTAAACAGCTAAAGAACAATCCGAAAACAAAAGAAATTCCGATCATTTTCCTCACTGCCAAATCGGAAACCGAAAATGTGGTCAAAGGGTTTGAACTGGGCGCTGTGGACTATGTCACAAAGCCTTTTAGTACCGAAGAGTTGCTCGCCAGAGTGAAAACGCACATTGACATCAGACGTAAATTTGAAGAAAAAGCAAATCTTGAAAAGCAATTGCTTGATAAGGCAAAGCCAGGAGAAGAAAGTTCGAGGGAACAGCTTGAAAAACAACTCGAAGAAACCAAAAAAGAATTGGGTGATGTAACACTTTTCTATGAGTTGCGCAGTCAGCTGGATAAATTAATCCAGGATAAAAGCCCGGTGGCCCGCATGGAAATCCGCCATATCAAAGAGATGATTTCAAACCTGTTCATCGATAAAAGCAACCAGGAGTTTCACAAATCGCTGAAAAGGGACTTCCCAAAGCTTACCTTCGATGACCTGCGTTTATGTTCATACCTGAAGCAGCGTTTCCTGAATGTAGAAATCGCTGAGTTTCTCGAAACATCGCCTGAGGCAGTTTATACACGCAAATCAAGGCTCCGGCAGAAACTCGAACTCAATCCTGATCAGGACATCAACGATTTTTTATCGAATTACAGGTTTTAA
- a CDS encoding glycosyltransferase family 9 protein → MHKILIIQTASIGDVVLATPVVEKLRTFYPDAELDFLIKKGIESLLIGHPKINRVLVWDKTGQKYREILDLVKLIRRHRYDAVVNLQRFTSTGLITVLSGADIKLGFTKNPFSVFFTKSQKHRISSNPQKSEHEVHRNLAVIDMITDKSRDFQVRLYPSQTDFARVSQFKTIQYITISPASLWFTKQYPPEKWTEFLQAIDKALMVYFLGSKHDKKLCEQIITASGHANSMNLSGKLTFLESAALMKHAIMNFVNDSAPQHFASAMNAPLTAVFCSTVPAYGFGPLSDNSMVIEVDEALNCRPCGLHGHKACPEGHFKCALNISKEKLLKRVQ, encoded by the coding sequence ATACATAAAATTCTCATTATCCAGACTGCATCTATTGGAGATGTGGTGCTCGCAACCCCAGTGGTGGAGAAGCTTAGAACTTTTTACCCCGACGCCGAACTTGATTTTCTGATAAAAAAGGGTATCGAATCATTGCTTATCGGCCATCCGAAGATAAATAGAGTTTTGGTTTGGGATAAGACAGGTCAAAAATATAGGGAGATACTCGACCTCGTGAAACTGATCAGGAGGCATCGCTATGATGCAGTGGTTAACCTCCAGCGGTTTACATCAACCGGACTGATCACAGTACTTTCCGGTGCTGATATCAAACTTGGGTTTACTAAAAATCCATTTTCAGTGTTTTTTACAAAATCCCAAAAACACCGTATCTCATCAAACCCTCAAAAAAGTGAACATGAGGTGCATCGCAATCTTGCGGTTATTGACATGATTACTGATAAAAGCCGTGATTTTCAGGTTAGATTGTACCCCTCACAAACCGATTTTGCCAGGGTATCACAATTTAAAACCATTCAGTACATTACTATTTCTCCGGCTTCGTTGTGGTTTACAAAACAATATCCGCCAGAAAAATGGACTGAATTTTTGCAAGCAATTGATAAAGCGCTGATGGTCTATTTTCTGGGTTCGAAGCATGATAAGAAACTGTGCGAACAGATTATTACAGCATCAGGCCATGCCAATTCGATGAACCTCAGTGGTAAATTGACATTTTTAGAGTCTGCAGCCTTGATGAAACATGCCATCATGAATTTTGTGAACGACTCAGCTCCACAGCATTTTGCCAGTGCCATGAATGCACCTTTGACAGCAGTTTTTTGCTCTACCGTTCCCGCTTACGGTTTCGGTCCGCTCTCCGACAATTCGATGGTAATTGAGGTTGATGAAGCGCTAAATTGCCGGCCATGCGGGCTACATGGCCACAAGGCATGTCCTGAAGGACATTTTAAATGTGCCTTGAATATTTCCAAAGAAAAATTACTTAAGAGAGTACAATAA
- a CDS encoding beta-aspartyl-peptidase: MILIKNCNLYSPAFLGKKDVLIAGTKIVAIGETLELSSGFDAEVIDAKGLNLVPGLIDAHVHIAGAGGEGGPATRTPEMPLSMLLEGGITTVVGCLGTDGYTRDPASVLMKCKSLRQEGVSAYMYTGSYQVPTPTLLGDPAKDLAMIDEVIGIGEIALSDHRSSYPTLNELIQLASKARVGGMLGNKAGIINIHMGDAKDPFRPLYDVANHSEIKLSQFLPTHCNRNRYIFEDAKTFGKTGYIDLTASSYPYYPDIEVKTSKAVVELVNSGVPLGHITITSDACGSLPDFDQNGNLIRLEMGLPKSILSELSDLVLIERIPIEKALQPVTSTVADILKLRSKGRIHKGNDADLVLLDNDFRIAYLIAMGKLMVSNYKMLQKGGYEKE, encoded by the coding sequence ATGATTCTAATAAAAAACTGTAACCTTTATTCACCTGCTTTTCTGGGAAAAAAAGATGTACTGATTGCAGGAACCAAAATCGTTGCAATAGGTGAAACTCTTGAGCTTTCATCTGGTTTTGATGCCGAAGTTATTGATGCAAAAGGGCTGAATCTTGTTCCCGGTCTGATTGACGCCCATGTTCATATTGCAGGTGCAGGTGGAGAAGGCGGCCCTGCAACCCGTACTCCGGAAATGCCTCTAAGTATGCTGCTCGAGGGTGGAATCACCACCGTGGTTGGCTGCCTCGGTACCGATGGCTATACACGTGATCCGGCATCGGTATTGATGAAATGCAAGAGCCTTCGCCAGGAGGGTGTTTCGGCATACATGTACACGGGTTCATACCAGGTGCCGACACCTACCCTACTTGGAGACCCTGCAAAAGATCTCGCCATGATCGACGAAGTCATTGGAATTGGTGAAATTGCACTTTCGGATCATCGCAGCAGCTATCCAACGCTGAACGAACTTATTCAACTGGCTTCCAAAGCCCGCGTAGGAGGAATGCTTGGAAATAAAGCCGGGATCATCAATATTCACATGGGAGACGCAAAAGACCCATTCAGGCCACTTTATGATGTGGCAAACCACAGTGAAATAAAACTTTCACAGTTTTTACCGACACATTGCAATCGCAACAGGTATATTTTTGAAGACGCAAAAACCTTTGGAAAAACCGGATACATTGACCTCACAGCAAGCTCTTATCCCTATTATCCCGACATCGAAGTGAAGACCTCGAAGGCTGTTGTTGAACTGGTGAATTCCGGCGTTCCCCTTGGACACATTACGATAACCTCTGATGCATGCGGGTCTTTACCTGATTTTGATCAAAACGGAAATCTTATCCGTTTAGAAATGGGGCTGCCTAAATCAATCCTTTCAGAACTTTCAGACCTTGTACTTATCGAAAGAATTCCAATAGAAAAGGCGCTACAACCGGTCACTTCCACCGTTGCTGATATTCTTAAACTACGGTCCAAAGGTCGAATCCATAAGGGTAATGATGCTGATTTGGTGCTGCTTGACAATGACTTTCGGATCGCTTACCTGATTGCTATGGGAAAATTGATGGTCAGTAATTACAAAATGCTCCAAAAAGGAGGTTATGAGAAAGAGTAA
- a CDS encoding tetratricopeptide repeat protein: MKKVTGNLIFALLLVLVLSSCSSPRSKAVTQIESIESALFSEAGMIDREKVGELIDAYLLFVETYPTDTLAPVYLFKAGDMAMNTNRSVQAIQFYGRIIEEYPDYPKLPEAMFLQGYVYENNLGRVDKAKEIYEKFLELYPENDFADDAEVSLKYLGKSPEELIEIFQQQAAQEAD, encoded by the coding sequence ATGAAAAAAGTAACTGGAAATTTGATCTTCGCTTTGCTCCTGGTTTTGGTGTTAAGCAGTTGTAGCAGCCCAAGAAGTAAGGCTGTAACCCAAATCGAAAGTATCGAGAGTGCATTGTTCAGCGAAGCCGGTATGATTGATAGAGAAAAGGTTGGCGAATTAATTGACGCCTACCTTCTGTTTGTCGAAACTTATCCCACCGACACACTTGCACCTGTCTACCTCTTTAAAGCTGGCGATATGGCGATGAATACCAACCGTTCGGTACAGGCCATTCAATTCTATGGTCGGATTATTGAAGAATATCCTGACTATCCTAAATTGCCGGAAGCCATGTTCCTGCAAGGATATGTCTATGAAAACAATCTTGGACGTGTTGATAAAGCCAAAGAAATTTACGAGAAGTTCCTTGAGCTTTATCCTGAAAATGATTTTGCTGACGATGCAGAAGTTTCGTTGAAATATTTAGGGAAATCTCCGGAAGAATTAATTGAAATTTTTCAGCAACAGGCTGCTCAGGAAGCGGATTAA
- a CDS encoding CPBP family intramembrane metalloprotease, whose translation MGYVASFVIYIPAALLMFVLTKYLIPFLSEQTGMENIFFWFVVAGLGIFTPLILAAIFILKSEGENFSKATWSDRLRFRKITTNDLIWSIGGLLVVGIISGLVLKTLEYFIGAFDHSPPFMSFEPLSAGRYWLLAVWLPYWVLNIMGEELLWRGVMLPRQEVAFGKNAWLIHGVGWGLFHIAFGWQLMITLIPLIFIQSYIVQRTKNSWVGVIMHGGLNGPSFIAISFGLI comes from the coding sequence ATGGGCTATGTAGCATCTTTTGTGATCTACATTCCTGCTGCATTGCTGATGTTTGTTTTGACAAAGTACTTGATTCCCTTTTTGAGTGAGCAAACCGGGATGGAGAATATCTTTTTCTGGTTCGTGGTTGCAGGGTTGGGAATATTCACCCCATTGATTTTGGCAGCGATTTTCATTTTAAAATCCGAAGGAGAAAATTTTTCGAAAGCAACATGGAGTGACCGGCTCAGGTTCAGGAAAATTACTACTAACGATCTGATCTGGAGCATAGGAGGATTATTAGTGGTTGGAATAATAAGCGGCTTGGTTCTCAAAACACTGGAATATTTCATCGGCGCCTTCGATCACTCGCCACCATTCATGTCATTTGAACCTTTAAGTGCCGGACGCTATTGGCTGCTGGCTGTGTGGCTTCCATACTGGGTTTTAAATATTATGGGCGAAGAACTGTTGTGGCGCGGCGTAATGCTTCCCCGCCAGGAAGTGGCTTTCGGAAAGAATGCCTGGCTAATTCATGGCGTAGGTTGGGGGTTGTTTCACATCGCTTTCGGCTGGCAACTGATGATTACCTTAATTCCACTCATTTTCATTCAATCGTACATTGTGCAGCGCACCAAAAACTCCTGGGTGGGGGTAATCATGCACGGTGGACTAAACGGACCAAGTTTTATTGCAATTTCTTTTGGATTAATTTAA
- a CDS encoding hybrid sensor histidine kinase/response regulator, giving the protein MEPKPKILLVDDNPINIRVAANILRDHNYNISFAQSGNEALQKVELVDFDLILLDIMMPGIDGFEVCTLLKSNPKTRQIPIIFLTAKTESENVVKAFDLGGADYVTKPFQSKELLARVETQIRLKKNLDAMESLNIRLQEANDTKDKMFSIISHDLLGPFGNIRESLEIISSEQVDMDRESLVKFIKAMQTTAGNAYSLLENLLYWARNQQGKMVYIPKLIGLNQLIHETNNLLSGLAKNKDITLKTNLIKDFQVFADKNAVKTILRNLVSNAIKFTMPGGLITLKVKETENDFLEISVTDTGIGMNSETATSVFSKFKNDPKWGTKGEKGVGLGLVITKEFVEKHKGKIWVESKEGEGSAFYFTLPITKS; this is encoded by the coding sequence ATGGAACCAAAACCGAAGATATTGCTTGTTGACGACAATCCGATAAACATAAGGGTTGCAGCCAATATCTTGCGTGATCACAACTACAACATCTCCTTTGCCCAATCGGGAAATGAAGCACTTCAAAAGGTGGAACTGGTTGACTTCGACTTGATTCTGCTCGATATTATGATGCCCGGTATTGATGGCTTTGAAGTATGTACCCTCCTCAAATCGAATCCTAAAACACGGCAAATCCCGATAATTTTCCTTACAGCAAAAACCGAGTCAGAAAATGTGGTAAAAGCATTTGACCTGGGTGGTGCTGACTATGTCACCAAACCTTTTCAAAGCAAAGAGTTGCTGGCAAGGGTCGAGACACAGATCCGGCTTAAAAAGAACCTCGATGCCATGGAATCCCTTAACATTAGACTCCAGGAAGCCAACGACACCAAAGACAAGATGTTTTCGATCATCAGTCACGACCTTCTTGGCCCATTCGGAAACATCAGAGAATCGCTCGAAATCATTTCATCCGAACAGGTGGATATGGACCGTGAAAGCCTGGTTAAATTTATCAAAGCCATGCAAACTACTGCCGGTAATGCCTATTCGCTGCTTGAGAACCTGCTTTATTGGGCAAGAAATCAGCAAGGGAAAATGGTTTATATTCCAAAGTTGATCGGATTGAATCAATTAATACATGAAACAAACAATCTTCTTTCAGGTTTAGCCAAAAACAAAGACATCACACTGAAAACCAATTTAATAAAGGATTTCCAGGTTTTTGCCGATAAAAATGCAGTGAAGACTATTTTACGCAACCTGGTTTCCAATGCCATAAAGTTTACTATGCCCGGAGGGTTGATTACACTAAAAGTCAAAGAGACAGAAAATGATTTTCTTGAAATTTCTGTTACCGATACCGGAATTGGAATGAATAGTGAAACCGCCACGTCGGTTTTCAGTAAGTTCAAAAATGATCCGAAATGGGGCACAAAAGGGGAGAAGGGAGTTGGGCTCGGATTGGTCATTACAAAAGAATTTGTTGAAAAACACAAAGGGAAAATTTGGGTCGAAAGCAAAGAAGGGGAGGGGAGTGCATTTTACTTTACGCTACCAATAACAAAATCTTAA
- a CDS encoding class I SAM-dependent rRNA methyltransferase — MHFQFPKVTLKSGRERSLERFHLWVFSGAIKSIAGKPSDGDIVEVYSNNGEYLATGHFQNGSIMVRIFSFQKTEADNTFWQEKFLKAINFRRSIGFFDNPETNVFRLIHGEGDGFPGLIVDFYNGVAVLQAHSVGMYQHRELFAEILTEILGEQITAVYDKSEGTLNTAREQATGDFLKGSAEKVIVLENGNQFEIDIREGQKTGFFIDQRENRKLLQGYCNRKKVANLFSYTGGFSVYAGRGRAIQIDSVDASEKAVHLAQTNMELNFGQHEKHRFLTDDVFDFLRNENSQYDVIVLDPPAFAKHRQSLDNALKAYRRLNEAAIRKLTPGGVLFTFSCSQVVTPDDFRLSVFAAAAAVGRPVRILQQMTQPADHPINIYHPEGQYLKGLVLFVE, encoded by the coding sequence ATGCATTTTCAATTTCCAAAAGTAACACTAAAATCCGGTAGGGAACGGTCGCTGGAGCGTTTTCACCTGTGGGTCTTTTCGGGTGCAATAAAAAGCATTGCCGGAAAGCCATCCGACGGAGATATTGTTGAAGTTTATTCCAACAATGGCGAATACCTGGCCACGGGTCATTTTCAAAATGGCTCCATTATGGTCAGGATTTTTTCCTTTCAAAAAACCGAAGCTGACAACACTTTTTGGCAGGAAAAGTTTTTGAAGGCGATCAACTTCCGCAGGTCAATCGGTTTTTTCGATAACCCTGAAACCAACGTCTTCAGATTGATCCATGGCGAGGGCGATGGTTTCCCCGGGTTAATTGTCGATTTTTACAATGGTGTGGCTGTGTTGCAGGCGCATTCGGTAGGGATGTACCAGCACAGGGAGCTGTTTGCCGAAATCCTGACAGAAATTTTAGGAGAGCAAATTACAGCCGTTTACGACAAAAGCGAAGGCACCTTGAATACTGCAAGAGAGCAGGCCACAGGTGATTTTCTGAAAGGTTCAGCCGAAAAAGTGATCGTACTTGAAAATGGAAATCAATTTGAAATTGACATCCGTGAAGGACAAAAAACAGGATTTTTCATCGACCAGCGCGAAAACCGGAAACTTCTGCAGGGTTACTGCAACCGAAAAAAAGTGGCCAATTTGTTCTCCTACACCGGCGGTTTTTCGGTGTACGCCGGCAGGGGAAGGGCAATTCAGATTGACAGTGTTGATGCATCTGAGAAGGCAGTGCATCTTGCACAAACCAACATGGAACTTAACTTTGGGCAACATGAAAAACACCGGTTTCTGACTGATGATGTATTCGATTTTTTAAGAAATGAAAACAGTCAATACGATGTGATCGTGCTTGATCCGCCAGCATTTGCAAAGCACCGTCAATCACTTGATAATGCGCTGAAAGCCTACCGGAGGCTAAACGAAGCCGCAATCAGAAAACTGACACCTGGTGGGGTACTTTTTACTTTTTCCTGCTCGCAGGTGGTCACTCCGGATGATTTCCGGCTGTCTGTTTTTGCTGCTGCAGCGGCTGTTGGTCGCCCGGTGAGGATACTGCAACAAATGACACAGCCTGCCGATCATCCCATTAATATCTATCACCCTGAAGGGCAATACCTGAAAGGGTTGGTTTTGTTTGTAGAATAG
- the ruvX gene encoding Holliday junction resolvase RuvX has protein sequence MGRIIAIDYGQKRVGLAVTDELQIIATALDTVHVKDIFDYLKDYIQHENVEKFVVGEPLNLNNTPSDSQRFTEPFVKKLKKQFPQIPVFRVDERFTSKMAKDVILNSGIGKMARQNKDIVDKVSATIMLQSFMQQLNSAH, from the coding sequence TTGGGAAGAATCATTGCCATAGATTACGGTCAAAAGCGCGTCGGCCTTGCTGTGACTGATGAGTTACAGATCATTGCAACGGCGCTTGATACAGTGCATGTTAAAGATATCTTCGATTACCTGAAAGACTATATTCAGCATGAAAATGTCGAGAAATTTGTAGTGGGGGAACCCCTTAATCTGAACAACACTCCTTCGGACTCACAGAGATTTACTGAACCATTTGTAAAAAAACTGAAAAAACAATTTCCTCAAATTCCTGTTTTTAGGGTTGACGAACGTTTTACTTCAAAAATGGCCAAAGATGTGATCCTTAATTCAGGAATCGGAAAAATGGCAAGACAAAACAAGGATATTGTTGATAAAGTAAGCGCAACCATAATGCTGCAATCTTTTATGCAACAACTTAACAGTGCTCATTAA